Proteins from a genomic interval of Betaproteobacteria bacterium:
- a CDS encoding phosphoheptose isomerase translates to MDLVKRIGKHFLESAQLKTQSAKVLPEALNQAAQRLVQCLMNEGKILVCGNGGSAGDAQHFAAELVNRFEIERPPLAAIALTTDSSVLTSIANDYQYDQVFSKQVRALGHHGDILLAISTSGNSRSIIEAMLAAHERQMTVIGLTGRSGGMMAELFAEPDIHICVPHESTARIQEVHILCLHCLCDAVDCILMGVE, encoded by the coding sequence ATGGACCTCGTCAAGCGAATCGGTAAACATTTCTTGGAGAGCGCACAGCTCAAGACACAATCCGCCAAGGTCCTTCCGGAGGCGCTCAACCAAGCCGCGCAACGGCTTGTCCAGTGCCTGATGAATGAAGGGAAGATTCTCGTATGTGGCAACGGTGGCTCTGCTGGCGACGCACAGCATTTCGCCGCGGAACTGGTCAACCGCTTTGAAATCGAGCGCCCTCCCCTGGCCGCCATCGCTCTCACGACGGACAGTTCCGTTCTTACTTCCATCGCCAACGATTACCAGTACGACCAAGTGTTCTCCAAGCAGGTTCGCGCGCTGGGACACCATGGGGATATTCTGCTGGCCATCTCCACAAGCGGGAATTCGCGCAGCATCATCGAAGCGATGCTCGCCGCCCACGAACGCCAGATGACAGTCATAGGACTCACGGGCCGAAGCGGCGGCATGATGGCGGAACTGTTCGCGGAACCCGACATCCATATCTGCGTGCCGCATGAGAGCACGGCGCGCATACAGGAAGTGCATATCCTATGTTTGCATTGCCTGTGCGATGCCGTCGATTGCATATTAATGGGAGTTGAGTAA
- a CDS encoding YraN family protein → MISAGSGAEDEALAFLRGKGLRLLERNYRCRFGEIDLIMNEGTTLVFVEVRMRKNASFGGAAESITVRKQKRIIAAARHYLSQSQVLPRCRFDAMLLGPNNSVDWIRDAFGE, encoded by the coding sequence ATGATTTCGGCGGGTTCTGGCGCGGAGGATGAGGCTCTCGCATTCCTCCGCGGCAAGGGCCTGCGGCTTCTGGAACGTAACTACCGCTGCCGGTTTGGCGAAATCGACCTCATCATGAACGAGGGCACTACCCTCGTGTTCGTGGAGGTTCGCATGCGAAAGAACGCCAGCTTTGGCGGCGCCGCGGAAAGCATCACGGTGCGCAAGCAAAAACGAATCATTGCCGCGGCACGCCACTACCTATCACAGTCCCAAGTACTACCCAGATGCCGTTTCGACGCCATGCTCCTAGGCCCAAACAACTCCGTGGACTGGATTCGCGACGCCTTCGGCGAATAG
- a CDS encoding penicillin-binding protein activator: MQHVFKLLRKINSSLYVAALALAIPNAGAQQTDEASQNHVAVILPLKSEALGRQADAVRQGVLQAAAANKQGLPVIVHATSDDAKEIQAAYERATNEGARAVIGPLSRSAVTALAVGGQIKVPTLALNTPEGDLIMPRHFYVFGLQVDTEARQLARVAAKKGLKRAFIVTAETPVSSRIAQAFKEEWQARGGSVAEEFAYNADPAVLSKLKERPQATNADIVLLALDSSRAKIARPYIGGAIPVFATSLAYNSNDPLENFELDGVMFLDMPWLLLPDHAAAVTYSRALPFASLEIQRFFALGIDAYRIVQELINPFLKIDEEPLDGVTGLILRGENQRFVRELTPADFHNGIARALADTAYR, encoded by the coding sequence ATGCAACACGTATTTAAGCTCTTACGAAAGATCAATTCCTCACTATACGTGGCTGCGCTTGCGCTCGCCATTCCCAATGCGGGGGCGCAGCAGACAGACGAAGCCTCCCAGAACCATGTGGCGGTAATCCTCCCCCTTAAATCGGAGGCTCTCGGCCGACAAGCAGACGCCGTTCGCCAAGGTGTCCTGCAAGCGGCGGCGGCCAATAAACAAGGCCTACCCGTGATCGTCCACGCCACCAGTGACGACGCCAAGGAGATCCAGGCTGCCTATGAGCGCGCGACCAACGAGGGCGCCCGTGCCGTCATAGGGCCACTGTCCCGTAGTGCAGTGACCGCCCTTGCCGTGGGCGGGCAGATCAAGGTCCCTACCCTAGCGCTTAACACTCCCGAGGGCGATCTCATCATGCCCCGTCATTTTTATGTTTTTGGACTCCAGGTAGATACGGAGGCGCGGCAACTGGCCCGTGTAGCTGCCAAGAAAGGACTCAAGCGTGCATTCATCGTTACGGCGGAGACCCCCGTATCCAGCCGGATCGCGCAAGCCTTCAAGGAGGAATGGCAAGCCCGCGGGGGCAGCGTAGCCGAGGAATTCGCCTATAACGCCGATCCAGCCGTGCTGTCCAAACTAAAAGAGAGGCCACAAGCCACCAACGCCGACATCGTGCTCCTCGCACTGGATTCCAGCCGCGCCAAGATTGCGCGCCCCTATATCGGTGGCGCCATACCTGTGTTCGCCACATCCCTGGCCTACAACAGCAACGATCCCCTGGAAAACTTCGAGCTCGATGGCGTGATGTTCCTGGATATGCCCTGGTTACTCTTGCCCGATCACGCAGCCGCGGTAACTTACAGCCGTGCACTTCCATTCGCCTCGCTCGAAATCCAGCGTTTCTTCGCCCTGGGAATAGATGCCTACCGAATCGTGCAGGAACTCATCAATCCGTTTCTCAAGATTGACGAAGAACCCCTCGATGGCGTCACTGGCCTCATCTTACGCGGTGAGAACCAGCGCTTCGTCAGAGAACTCACTCCCGCCGATTTCCACAACGGCATCGCACGCGCGCTGGCCGACACCGCCTACCGATGA
- the rsmI gene encoding 16S rRNA (cytidine(1402)-2'-O)-methyltransferase yields the protein MEAGLYVLATPIGNLRDITLRALDVLSAVDLIAAEDTRVTRHLLSHYGLSAKIVSLREHNEAREAARLVTMMQEGKSVALVTDAGTPGVSDPGAVFVGKARSAGVKVWPVPGPSAAICALSVLGWEGTQFLFHGFLPSQRRARVQVLEGLKKFPYKLVFYESPHRIVETIRDMAECYGASRQCAVFRELTKKFEESNFAPLPEILAWLDEHEDHRRGEFVLIVEGGQEQSAPRAVSPERVLALLCEKLPTKDAVRLAADITGGKRNELYGLALKLKGITNENSND from the coding sequence ATTGAGGCTGGATTATATGTACTCGCTACGCCGATAGGTAACCTGCGGGACATCACCTTGAGGGCCTTGGATGTCTTGTCCGCCGTTGATCTTATCGCCGCCGAGGACACTCGGGTGACGCGACATCTTCTATCGCACTACGGACTAAGCGCAAAGATTGTCTCTTTGCGTGAACACAACGAGGCCCGCGAAGCCGCGCGCCTCGTGACTATGATGCAGGAAGGCAAATCCGTGGCGCTCGTTACGGATGCTGGGACGCCAGGGGTGAGCGACCCAGGCGCTGTCTTTGTTGGCAAGGCGCGCTCGGCCGGGGTGAAAGTGTGGCCGGTTCCTGGCCCGTCGGCGGCGATCTGCGCTTTGTCCGTTCTGGGATGGGAGGGTACGCAGTTTTTGTTCCACGGTTTCTTACCGAGCCAAAGGCGTGCAAGGGTGCAGGTGCTGGAAGGACTCAAGAAATTTCCCTATAAGCTGGTGTTCTACGAGTCGCCCCATAGAATCGTGGAAACGATACGCGACATGGCCGAATGCTACGGAGCTTCCCGGCAGTGCGCGGTATTCCGGGAGCTCACCAAGAAGTTCGAGGAGAGCAATTTCGCGCCGTTGCCGGAGATTCTTGCCTGGTTGGATGAGCATGAAGATCACCGGCGCGGTGAGTTCGTCCTGATAGTGGAGGGCGGGCAAGAGCAGAGCGCCCCCCGCGCCGTTTCGCCCGAGCGTGTGCTGGCCCTGCTGTGCGAAAAGCTACCAACGAAAGACGCGGTGCGCTTGGCGGCGGACATCACGGGGGGTAAACGCAACGAACTCTATGGCTTGGCATTGAAATTAAAGGGTATTACAAACGAGAACTCCAATGATTGA
- a CDS encoding dihydroorotase has translation MIDHITLTRPDDWHLHLRDGEHMRAVLPDTAKRFGRAIVMPNLKPPVTTTQMAQAYRERILAALPRGAFFQPLMTLYLTDNTQPEEIRRAHASGIVFGAKLYPAGATTNSDSGVTQAEKCRGALETMSEVGMPLLIHGEVTAAHVDVFDRERVFLEETLAGLVLRFPRLKMVLEHVTTEEAVAFVRQAPATVAATITAHHLLMNRNALFQGGIRPHAYCLPILKREKHRIALVSAATSGGKKFFLGTDSAPHARHTKENDCGCAGLYTAHAGIELYAEVFDGAGAIENLEAFASFNGPDFYGLERNREQISLSRNRWPVPREIGYGANRLVPFRAGETVGWSLC, from the coding sequence ATGATTGACCATATCACCCTGACAAGACCCGATGATTGGCATCTGCACCTGCGCGACGGCGAACACATGCGAGCGGTGCTGCCGGACACGGCCAAACGCTTTGGCCGGGCTATCGTGATGCCCAACCTTAAGCCGCCCGTCACTACGACGCAAATGGCCCAGGCGTATCGCGAGCGCATTCTCGCTGCGTTGCCTAGAGGGGCATTCTTCCAGCCGCTCATGACCTTGTACCTCACTGACAACACCCAACCCGAAGAGATTCGCCGGGCACACGCCAGCGGGATCGTGTTTGGCGCCAAGCTCTATCCCGCGGGTGCCACGACCAACTCGGATTCTGGCGTGACACAGGCCGAGAAGTGCCGTGGCGCCCTGGAAACCATGAGCGAAGTAGGCATGCCCTTGCTGATCCATGGCGAGGTGACCGCTGCCCATGTCGATGTGTTCGACCGCGAAAGAGTTTTCTTGGAAGAAACGCTGGCAGGCTTGGTCCTAAGGTTTCCCCGGCTGAAAATGGTGCTGGAGCATGTCACCACGGAAGAGGCGGTTGCATTTGTCAGGCAAGCGCCCGCTACCGTCGCGGCGACTATTACCGCCCATCACCTGCTCATGAACCGAAACGCTCTTTTTCAGGGTGGAATCCGGCCTCATGCCTATTGCCTACCTATCCTCAAGCGTGAAAAGCACCGGATTGCCTTGGTGAGCGCCGCGACATCCGGGGGAAAGAAGTTCTTTTTGGGAACCGATAGCGCGCCCCACGCGAGGCATACCAAGGAAAACGATTGCGGTTGCGCGGGGCTTTATACGGCCCATGCGGGCATCGAGCTATATGCCGAAGTTTTCGATGGAGCGGGAGCCATCGAAAATCTGGAGGCTTTCGCAAGTTTCAACGGCCCCGATTTCTACGGCCTTGAGCGCAATCGCGAGCAGATTTCGCTTTCACGAAACCGCTGGCCGGTGCCCCGGGAGATCGGCTATGGAGCCAATCGATTAGTACCTTTTCGAGCCGGGGAAACGGTTGGATGGAGTCTTTGTTAG
- the mraZ gene encoding transcriptional regulator MraZ — protein MFRGVTRLTLDSKGRLAIPSKSRDVLAAQAGGRLWATAASRSCILLYPEPEWLVIEERVNSLPSTNPQVEALQDLLIGNARELELDSAGRILVPPELREFVGLAKDVSLVGRGKKFTLWDSEKWKARMDEAISWQQGGLGPQFDISL, from the coding sequence GTGTTCAGGGGCGTCACCCGGCTAACGTTGGATAGTAAGGGCCGGCTGGCCATTCCATCCAAGAGCCGCGACGTTCTCGCGGCGCAGGCGGGCGGCCGTTTATGGGCGACTGCTGCATCGCGCTCCTGCATTCTGCTCTATCCGGAACCAGAATGGCTCGTCATCGAGGAGCGGGTGAACAGCCTTCCTTCCACCAATCCACAAGTTGAGGCACTTCAGGACTTGCTGATCGGCAATGCACGCGAACTCGAATTGGATAGCGCCGGGCGGATTCTCGTGCCCCCAGAATTGAGGGAGTTCGTTGGGTTGGCCAAGGATGTTTCCCTCGTCGGGCGAGGAAAAAAATTTACCCTTTGGGACAGCGAAAAGTGGAAAGCCCGAATGGATGAGGCGATTTCCTGGCAACAGGGCGGTCTGGGTCCGCAGTTCGATATTTCTTTGTGA
- the rsmH gene encoding 16S rRNA (cytosine(1402)-N(4))-methyltransferase RsmH: protein MRADVHEPVLLAEAIEALAIAPSGIYLDCTFGRGGHSLAILSRLGNSGRLIALDRDPDAIESGAAMTDARLTLIHSSFGGLDAALAAAGVKDIDGVLFDLGVSSPQLSNAERGMSFRLDGPLDMRMDTTQGATVSEWLSTVSESQLHEVIKEYGEERFAGKIARAIVAARSRGPILSTRELAQIVASAVPSREPGQDPATRTFQALRIFINQELEELSRGLAQALGRLRIGGRMVAISFHSLEDRIVKRFFQQESKPAGIPDRLPLRAGELPQPRMRTLSRAIRPSMAEVARNVRSRSAVMRVAERIAQ, encoded by the coding sequence GTGAGGGCCGATGTTCACGAACCCGTATTGCTCGCCGAGGCCATTGAAGCGCTGGCCATTGCACCCTCGGGGATCTATCTCGATTGCACATTCGGGCGCGGGGGCCATAGCCTGGCGATTCTGTCGCGGTTGGGTAACTCTGGAAGGCTCATCGCCCTGGATCGCGACCCGGACGCCATCGAATCTGGGGCAGCCATGACAGACGCTCGATTGACGCTCATCCATTCATCTTTTGGCGGCCTTGATGCGGCCCTGGCGGCGGCCGGGGTTAAAGACATCGATGGCGTCCTATTCGATCTGGGCGTGTCATCTCCTCAATTGAGCAACGCGGAGCGCGGAATGAGTTTTCGGCTCGATGGGCCCCTTGACATGCGCATGGATACCACGCAAGGGGCCACGGTGTCGGAATGGTTGTCAACGGTTTCGGAATCCCAACTGCACGAGGTAATCAAGGAATATGGCGAGGAACGGTTTGCTGGGAAGATTGCAAGAGCGATTGTTGCGGCTAGGTCGCGGGGACCCATCCTTTCCACCCGGGAGCTTGCCCAGATCGTGGCGTCCGCTGTCCCATCGCGCGAGCCAGGGCAGGACCCGGCGACGCGTACATTCCAAGCTCTTCGGATTTTCATCAATCAAGAGCTTGAGGAGTTATCGAGAGGTCTAGCCCAAGCGCTGGGGCGTTTGCGGATTGGAGGACGCATGGTGGCGATAAGCTTCCATTCCCTGGAAGACCGGATCGTTAAGCGTTTCTTCCAGCAAGAATCCAAACCCGCGGGCATTCCCGACCGCTTGCCCCTTCGCGCCGGCGAGTTACCTCAGCCCAGAATGCGAACGCTGAGCCGGGCGATCCGCCCCTCAATGGCCGAGGTTGCACGTAACGTGAGATCTCGCAGCGCGGTAATGCGCGTGGCCGAAAGGATCGCGCAATGA
- the ftsL gene encoding cell division protein FtsL yields the protein MTKATAVLLVILLASAAGLVTSQHQARKLYADLEREQQTAKQIEVEWGQLQIEQSTFSMHSHIEKVAASRLRMATPATQHVQMLYLPRGATR from the coding sequence ATGACCAAGGCCACGGCGGTGCTGCTGGTTATCCTTCTCGCAAGTGCCGCGGGTTTGGTGACCTCGCAACACCAAGCCCGAAAGCTCTACGCCGATTTGGAAAGGGAACAGCAGACCGCCAAGCAAATCGAGGTGGAGTGGGGGCAGTTGCAGATCGAGCAAAGCACATTCAGCATGCATTCGCATATCGAGAAGGTGGCGGCTTCTCGCTTGCGCATGGCTACACCTGCTACGCAGCATGTGCAGATGCTTTACTTGCCGCGGGGCGCTACGCGATGA
- a CDS encoding penicillin-binding protein 2 yields the protein MKPTANPALRLKLPVGRARFVVCGIMLAFAGLCGRAFYLQIMQDEWLQQKGASAYTRVITLPAHRGIITDRHGEPLAVSAPAESVFVSPSDVNMDEAQQRQLAKLLGMDNREIGKRLATQDREFVYLKRRLPPETAAEVVRMNLPGVFLKREYNRFYPAGEVSAQLLGISDVDDRGQEGMELAYQDWLKGEPGSRHVIRDRKGRIVEDVEKLRPPRNGRDLTLSIDSKLQYLAYRELRAAVSKHKAKAGAIVVLDVKTGEVLALANVPTFNPNNREKLDRDRTRNRAVTDLFEPGSTLKPFTVAAALEAGSVEPETLVETGHGVLQVGNRQIHDAHPEGLLTVSEVIQKSSNVGIAKIAFGFPAEKLWGVLSGAGFGTSPGSGFPGEAGGLLWPHKSWKPIQHATISFGHGISVSLMQLARAYTLFATGGQLQSLHLLRHDEAVAGRQVISAHTAGMVRRMMESVVSADGTAVLARVAGYRAAGKTGTAHKIENKGYSARRYVASFVGLAPVSDPRLIVAVMIDEPGGQVYYGGQVAAPVFSEVMGAALRALGVAPDELLAPGLGVQAALPRKKA from the coding sequence ATGAAGCCCACCGCCAATCCCGCCTTACGCTTGAAACTGCCCGTGGGCCGGGCGCGCTTCGTGGTGTGTGGAATTATGCTGGCTTTCGCGGGGCTTTGCGGGCGAGCCTTCTATCTTCAGATCATGCAGGACGAGTGGTTGCAGCAAAAAGGAGCTAGTGCCTACACCCGGGTGATCACCTTGCCTGCCCACCGCGGAATCATCACCGACCGCCACGGCGAGCCGCTTGCCGTGAGCGCTCCGGCGGAGTCGGTCTTCGTGAGCCCCTCCGATGTGAATATGGACGAAGCCCAGCAGCGCCAACTGGCCAAGCTGCTTGGCATGGATAATCGGGAAATCGGCAAGCGCCTTGCCACGCAGGACCGCGAATTCGTTTATCTCAAGCGCCGCTTGCCTCCGGAGACCGCGGCTGAAGTGGTGCGCATGAATTTGCCTGGCGTGTTCTTGAAACGAGAGTACAACCGCTTTTATCCGGCGGGCGAGGTGAGTGCGCAGTTGCTCGGTATCAGCGATGTGGATGACCGGGGCCAGGAGGGCATGGAACTGGCGTACCAAGACTGGCTAAAGGGCGAGCCGGGAAGCCGGCATGTCATCCGCGACCGCAAGGGGCGCATCGTCGAGGACGTGGAAAAATTACGCCCGCCGCGTAACGGCCGCGACCTTACCCTGAGCATTGACAGCAAGTTACAGTACCTGGCCTACCGCGAACTACGCGCCGCCGTGTCCAAGCACAAGGCCAAGGCCGGGGCCATCGTCGTGCTCGACGTGAAAACAGGTGAGGTGCTCGCGCTGGCCAACGTGCCCACCTTCAATCCCAACAACCGCGAAAAACTCGACCGCGACCGAACGCGCAATCGCGCGGTTACGGATTTATTCGAACCCGGTTCCACGCTCAAGCCATTCACCGTCGCGGCCGCCCTGGAGGCGGGCAGTGTCGAGCCGGAGACCCTGGTGGAAACAGGCCATGGTGTACTGCAAGTGGGAAACCGCCAAATACACGACGCGCACCCGGAAGGCTTACTCACGGTTTCCGAGGTTATCCAGAAGTCCTCCAACGTCGGCATCGCCAAGATCGCCTTTGGATTTCCAGCGGAGAAGCTCTGGGGCGTGTTATCCGGTGCCGGGTTCGGCACTTCGCCGGGAAGTGGTTTTCCCGGAGAAGCAGGCGGTTTGCTATGGCCCCATAAGAGCTGGAAACCCATCCAGCATGCGACCATTTCCTTTGGGCACGGAATTTCCGTGAGTCTCATGCAATTGGCGCGAGCCTACACTCTGTTCGCGACCGGCGGCCAGTTGCAATCCTTGCATTTGCTACGCCATGACGAAGCCGTCGCGGGCCGGCAAGTCATTTCCGCGCACACCGCGGGCATGGTACGGCGGATGATGGAATCCGTGGTGAGCGCCGATGGGACGGCGGTGCTCGCGCGCGTGGCGGGTTACCGCGCCGCGGGCAAGACCGGGACCGCCCACAAAATCGAGAACAAAGGCTATTCGGCCCGCCGTTACGTGGCTTCCTTCGTGGGGCTGGCGCCAGTGTCGGATCCGCGCTTGATCGTGGCGGTGATGATCGATGAACCCGGTGGCCAAGTCTACTACGGCGGGCAGGTCGCGGCCCCCGTTTTTAGCGAAGTGATGGGCGCGGCCCTGCGCGCCTTGGGAGTGGCTCCGGACGAATTGCTCGCACCTGGGTTGGGTGTGCAAGCGGCGTTGCCAAGGAAAAAAGCGTGA
- a CDS encoding UDP-N-acetylmuramoyl-L-alanyl-D-glutamate--2,6-diaminopimelate ligase, whose translation MAHATVSPGALAALGADLTRMVSDSRRVRAGDVFVALPGARHDPRMDIPGVIAAGAAAVIWEQEGFRWREEWRVPNLPVRGLRNVLGELVSQAYSHPSRQMWVAGVTGTNGKTSCSQWLAHVLTQLGRRTAVIGTLGNGFPGELSPASHTTPDVVTLHQLLADYRSHGATSVAMEVSSHGLDQGRVDGVQFSAALFTNLTRDHLDYHGSMERYGAAKARLFAWPTLKHAVVNLDDEFGANLAARLNRGALEVMGYGIGRGEISGHRLDLSSRGLRLEIETPWGKSEIESQLLGGFNASNLLGVLGMLLAAGAGLADATRTLSAMQAVPGRLQIVRESQGPLVVVDYAHTPDALEKVLQTLADIKPAGARLICVFGCGGNRDAGKRPLMGEIATRLADLAVVTSDNPRDEEPLKIIENIIAGAHGNYRVEADRAAAIHRAIEEARPNDIVLLAGKGHETHQEIRGARLPFADVEVARDFLRRHHA comes from the coding sequence ATGGCGCATGCCACCGTTTCACCCGGAGCACTCGCGGCGTTGGGGGCGGATCTCACGCGCATGGTGTCCGATAGCCGGCGGGTGCGCGCGGGCGACGTGTTCGTGGCGCTGCCAGGCGCGCGCCATGATCCGAGGATGGATATTCCAGGGGTGATCGCCGCGGGCGCCGCGGCGGTGATTTGGGAGCAGGAGGGATTTCGGTGGCGCGAGGAATGGCGCGTTCCCAATCTGCCTGTGCGCGGCTTGCGCAACGTGCTGGGTGAGTTAGTGTCGCAGGCCTATTCTCATCCTTCGCGGCAAATGTGGGTGGCTGGCGTGACCGGAACCAACGGCAAGACATCCTGCAGCCAATGGCTGGCGCATGTCCTCACGCAATTGGGCCGGCGCACCGCCGTGATTGGCACCTTGGGAAATGGATTTCCGGGCGAGCTGTCGCCAGCTTCCCATACCACTCCAGATGTCGTTACCTTGCACCAGTTACTGGCGGATTATCGTAGCCACGGGGCCACGAGTGTCGCCATGGAAGTATCCTCGCATGGCCTGGACCAAGGCCGGGTGGACGGTGTGCAATTCAGCGCGGCGCTCTTCACCAATCTCACACGCGATCATTTGGACTATCACGGCAGCATGGAGCGTTATGGCGCCGCCAAGGCAAGGCTCTTTGCCTGGCCCACGCTCAAACACGCGGTGGTGAACTTGGACGATGAATTTGGCGCGAACCTCGCCGCCCGCTTGAATCGCGGCGCGTTGGAGGTGATGGGTTACGGCATTGGCAGGGGAGAGATATCTGGCCACCGATTGGACTTGTCCAGCCGCGGCTTGCGCCTGGAAATCGAAACACCCTGGGGCAAGAGCGAAATCGAAAGCCAATTGCTCGGCGGCTTCAATGCCAGCAACCTGCTAGGGGTTCTCGGGATGTTGCTGGCCGCGGGGGCCGGTCTTGCCGATGCAACAAGAACATTGTCAGCCATGCAGGCGGTGCCAGGGCGCTTGCAGATAGTTCGAGAGAGCCAAGGTCCCCTGGTGGTGGTGGACTATGCCCACACCCCCGATGCGCTGGAGAAAGTGCTTCAGACCTTGGCGGACATAAAACCTGCCGGCGCTCGCTTGATCTGCGTGTTTGGCTGCGGCGGAAATCGCGATGCGGGTAAGCGGCCTCTCATGGGTGAGATCGCCACGCGCTTGGCGGATCTCGCCGTGGTGACCAGCGATAATCCCCGCGACGAGGAGCCCCTGAAAATCATCGAGAACATTATCGCCGGCGCCCATGGAAATTACCGGGTGGAAGCCGACCGGGCCGCCGCGATTCATCGCGCCATCGAGGAAGCCCGGCCCAACGATATCGTCCTGCTCGCTGGCAAGGGGCACGAAACCCACCAAGAAATTCGTGGCGCGCGCCTGCCGTTCGCCGACGTAGAGGTGGCGAGAGATTTTTTGCGGCGGCACCATGCTTGA
- the murF gene encoding UDP-N-acetylmuramoyl-tripeptide--D-alanyl-D-alanine ligase, whose translation MLDLKEAAAALNGQLLGENARFGGVTTDSRQMNAGDLLVAIRGERFDGHTFVAGALDSGAAGALADARGAAQIEARPLIVVADTRLALGRLAAHWRARWQGTLVGVTGSNGKTTVKEMIAAILRAHAGEDAVLATTGNRNNDIGMPLMLLRLRPRHRYAVIEMGMNHLGEIAYLTGLARPGVALINNAGTAHIGELGSRQAIAQAKGEIFEGLDKDGVAIVNSDDDFAPYWRGLLGARRVVDFALDAKAIVTAKVSALSPAVRMQASMGERNFPVEVPAPGRHNAMNALAAVAAAHALQIPAEAVCSGLAGVQGVKGRLQSKRGALGAAIIDDTYNANPDSVKAAIDVLVQCKGERVLVLGDLGELGALSLPLHREVGKAAKSAGLDRMYTLGEASAHASEAYGQGARHFLELGDLVAAVRAGLTSTTTVLVKGSRFMRMERVVEALGEDTVPGAGGHG comes from the coding sequence ATGCTTGATCTCAAGGAAGCTGCTGCTGCATTGAACGGCCAGTTGCTCGGCGAGAACGCGCGCTTCGGCGGCGTGACGACCGATAGCCGCCAGATGAACGCGGGCGATCTGCTGGTCGCAATTCGTGGCGAGCGTTTCGACGGACACACCTTCGTAGCCGGTGCGTTGGACAGTGGCGCGGCGGGCGCCCTAGCCGATGCGCGAGGTGCGGCGCAAATCGAAGCGCGTCCCCTCATCGTCGTGGCCGATACGCGCTTGGCTCTGGGCCGCTTGGCCGCCCACTGGCGCGCGCGATGGCAAGGGACGCTCGTAGGGGTGACCGGGAGCAACGGCAAGACAACCGTCAAGGAAATGATCGCGGCCATCCTGCGTGCCCACGCGGGCGAGGACGCCGTGCTGGCCACGACGGGAAATCGCAACAACGACATCGGCATGCCTCTGATGCTTTTGCGCCTGCGCCCGCGGCATCGCTACGCGGTGATCGAGATGGGGATGAATCATTTGGGCGAAATCGCTTATCTCACCGGGCTCGCGCGGCCGGGTGTGGCCCTCATCAATAATGCCGGTACTGCCCACATCGGCGAGCTAGGATCAAGGCAAGCCATCGCGCAAGCCAAGGGGGAGATATTCGAAGGTCTGGATAAGGACGGGGTGGCCATCGTCAATTCAGACGATGACTTCGCCCCGTACTGGCGCGGTCTGCTCGGCGCCCGGCGCGTGGTGGATTTCGCGTTGGATGCCAAGGCCATCGTCACGGCGAAGGTGAGCGCTTTATCCCCGGCCGTTCGAATGCAGGCCAGCATGGGCGAGCGCAATTTTCCCGTGGAGGTGCCCGCTCCGGGCCGGCACAATGCCATGAACGCGCTGGCGGCCGTGGCCGCGGCGCACGCGCTTCAGATACCCGCCGAGGCAGTGTGCTCTGGTCTCGCGGGGGTTCAAGGAGTCAAGGGACGCTTGCAGAGCAAGCGCGGGGCATTGGGCGCCGCGATCATCGACGACACTTATAACGCCAACCCCGATTCGGTGAAGGCGGCCATTGACGTACTCGTCCAGTGCAAAGGCGAGCGTGTGTTGGTCCTGGGAGATCTCGGTGAATTGGGTGCGCTCTCGCTGCCCTTGCACAGAGAAGTAGGGAAGGCCGCCAAATCGGCGGGGCTCGATCGCATGTACACCTTGGGAGAGGCGAGCGCGCACGCAAGCGAGGCCTACGGCCAGGGTGCGCGCCATTTTCTCGAGTTGGGCGATCTCGTGGCGGCAGTGCGCGCCGGTCTCACATCTACTACGACGGTACTGGTGAAAGGTTCTCGCTTCATGCGTATGGAAAGAGTGGTCGAGGCTCTGGGCGAGGACACAGTGCCCGGCGCGGGAGGGCACGGCTAA